Proteins encoded together in one Trichocoleus desertorum ATA4-8-CV12 window:
- a CDS encoding helix-turn-helix domain-containing protein, translating to MSLEQIANEADLDSGFLRRWARGEGVPASKYLKQLAEALEVPVQLLEKYQQEASVRREKIKDERRKARKRGQEPDLVAATKKVVNVLGGLDVGLKSEEVQNSQDKSAPLDYQNKSVLSTKQDITKAMLAMMERLHVTEADRSKKVFLTFQSASVFRTEKEKNDWRKAVKLALKNGWNIDYLVRLDRNLDRTCEIIASILQFWGYKGKFTAYAFIQDGTLSVADEVFVIEDKEALLALETSKELASEGGIGILESSNQLSSVNVAVYLEAEKNEDGDWIKFLNQHLELRKRVETVEIFSRYDDPAQPDLIAMLSNSDSYRRGDSTIFLRRFSDFTRPWEQYSGELYKKLVKQDLEMHRRRALDKEELSREIKLRRQRYFLDLRQSLKQDRRREIYLESDLNEIILSGRPEPSLLEIDSKALAERFTSMRELIWDESNYEVAILDKSLEKLVDNEIVEWIQNIKPLYFEVKAGIRAFVEVPEEAGERKRAKKGVAQRSLTNWLLAQNPLVVQALQDMLEKFWNQIVDEDKDKFNVIKKLDRMISQLQ from the coding sequence ATGTCCCTTGAACAGATTGCTAATGAGGCAGATCTTGATTCAGGATTCCTTCGAAGGTGGGCACGTGGAGAGGGAGTTCCGGCATCAAAGTACTTAAAACAATTAGCAGAAGCTCTCGAAGTGCCAGTACAGCTTTTAGAGAAATATCAGCAAGAAGCTTCTGTACGCAGGGAGAAAATTAAAGATGAACGGAGAAAAGCAAGAAAGAGGGGGCAGGAACCAGATTTAGTCGCAGCAACCAAAAAAGTGGTGAATGTCTTAGGGGGATTGGATGTAGGACTAAAGTCTGAGGAAGTTCAAAATTCCCAAGACAAATCAGCACCTCTTGACTACCAGAACAAATCGGTACTCTCGACAAAGCAAGATATTACCAAAGCTATGCTTGCCATGATGGAGAGGTTACACGTCACTGAAGCAGATCGCTCTAAAAAAGTATTTCTAACATTTCAATCAGCAAGTGTTTTTAGAACCGAGAAAGAGAAGAATGACTGGCGGAAAGCCGTTAAGTTAGCGTTAAAGAATGGTTGGAATATTGATTATCTTGTCCGTCTAGATCGAAACTTAGATAGAACATGCGAGATAATCGCTAGCATTTTGCAGTTTTGGGGATATAAAGGAAAATTTACTGCTTATGCTTTTATCCAGGATGGAACGTTATCGGTTGCTGATGAAGTATTTGTCATAGAAGATAAAGAAGCACTTCTCGCACTTGAGACAAGCAAAGAATTGGCTTCTGAAGGTGGGATTGGAATTCTGGAATCCAGTAATCAACTAAGTTCTGTAAATGTAGCTGTTTATTTAGAAGCAGAAAAGAATGAGGATGGTGACTGGATTAAATTTTTAAATCAGCATTTGGAACTACGCAAGAGAGTAGAAACGGTTGAAATATTTAGTAGATATGATGATCCTGCTCAACCAGATTTGATTGCTATGCTGTCAAATTCTGATTCTTATAGAAGAGGGGATTCTACAATCTTTTTGAGACGATTTTCTGACTTTACCCGACCATGGGAGCAGTACAGTGGCGAGCTTTACAAGAAGTTAGTTAAACAAGATCTTGAAATGCATCGAAGGCGTGCTCTTGATAAAGAGGAATTATCGAGAGAAATTAAGCTCAGAAGACAACGATACTTCCTTGATCTTAGACAATCTTTAAAGCAAGATCGCCGTCGTGAGATTTATCTCGAATCAGATCTAAATGAAATTATTCTTAGTGGAAGACCCGAGCCTTCTCTTTTAGAAATCGACTCAAAAGCCTTAGCAGAGAGGTTTACTTCTATGCGGGAACTGATTTGGGATGAGTCCAATTATGAAGTAGCAATTTTAGACAAATCTTTAGAAAAATTGGTTGATAATGAAATCGTTGAATGGATTCAAAATATTAAACCTCTTTATTTTGAAGTTAAAGCAGGCATCCGTGCATTTGTTGAAGTTCCTGAAGAAGCAGGAGAAAGAAAAAGAGCTAAAAAAGGCGTCGCCCAACGCAGTTTAACAAATTGGCTTTTAGCTCAAAACCCTTTGGTAGTTCAGGCGTTACAAGATATGCTCGAAAAGTTCTGGAATCAAATTGTAGATGAGGACAAAGATAAATTTAATGTTATAAAGAAGCTAGATCGGATGATTTCACAACTACAGTAA